In the genome of Photobacterium sp. TY1-4, one region contains:
- a CDS encoding pyruvate, water dikinase regulatory protein, giving the protein MQRKSNFRDVFYVSDGTAITSETLGHAVLGQFPIETRQTTLPFVETAERAQDVQRKINRAYEETGIKPLVFYSIVLPEIKAVIEQSQANFYDILNALVEPLKQDLQMEPKPMLHRSHSINKDAASYQDRIAAIEYTLAHDDGVSLNNLEQADIILLGVSRCGKTPTSLYLAMQFGIRAVNYPFIAEDMNKLKLPAAIEPFRYKTYGLTIGTERLVEIRNGRYANSDYASQAQCETELNKVEAMFRREAIPYLNTTSLSVEEISTRLLDMSGLKRRMC; this is encoded by the coding sequence ATGCAGCGCAAATCCAATTTTCGTGATGTGTTTTACGTTTCTGACGGTACAGCGATTACTTCTGAAACACTTGGCCATGCAGTTTTGGGTCAATTTCCCATTGAGACCCGCCAAACGACCCTGCCTTTCGTTGAAACTGCCGAACGTGCCCAAGACGTCCAGCGAAAAATCAATCGCGCCTATGAAGAAACCGGGATCAAACCCCTGGTGTTCTACTCCATTGTGCTGCCGGAAATCAAAGCGGTCATTGAACAAAGCCAGGCCAACTTTTATGACATTCTGAACGCCCTGGTCGAGCCGCTGAAACAGGATTTGCAGATGGAGCCCAAGCCCATGCTGCATCGCTCTCACAGTATTAACAAAGATGCCGCCAGTTACCAGGATCGCATCGCGGCCATTGAATATACCCTGGCTCATGATGACGGGGTTTCACTGAACAATTTAGAGCAGGCTGACATCATTTTGTTGGGGGTCTCCCGCTGTGGTAAAACCCCGACCAGCCTGTATCTGGCCATGCAATTCGGGATCCGCGCGGTGAATTATCCGTTCATTGCCGAGGACATGAACAAGCTGAAACTCCCGGCAGCCATCGAGCCGTTCCGCTACAAAACTTATGGCCTGACAATCGGGACCGAACGCCTGGTTGAGATCCGAAATGGCCGCTACGCCAACAGTGATTATGCCAGTCAGGCGCAATGTGAAACCGAGCTGAATAAGGTCGAGGCCATGTTCCGCCGGGAAGCGATTCCGTACCTCAATACCACCTCATTATCGGTCGAAGAAATCTCCACCCGCCTGCTCGATATGAGCGGTCTGAAACGCCGGATGTGCTAA